A single region of the Dehalococcoidia bacterium genome encodes:
- the miaB gene encoding tRNA (N6-isopentenyl adenosine(37)-C2)-methylthiotransferase MiaB, with translation MNTFYIWTIGCQMNKADSDSLASKLRQLGYREAQKAEDADIIVLNSCAVRQSAEDKVRNKLTNLKALKRKRPDVTIGLTGCLVDSDIGSLQSRFPHVDFFMKPQTFDQLLDFAAEHVLPASPEIPAASSRFSPSAYVPIIQGCNNFCSYCIVPYRRGREKSRPLIEITSEIQSLSGRGIKEVTLLGQNVDSYGHDLPDRPDLADLLKEINQIDGLTRIRFLTSHPKDMSQHIIEAIATLDKVCEHISLPAQAGSNDILKAMRRGYTIEQYKDLIGRIRATIPNVALSTDVIVGFPGETPQQFQQTFDLLEEFHFDTVHVAAYSPRPGTIASINLEDDVPADEKMKRLQQVEALQERVSMDINSSLVGQTVEVLVEDCKGGRWQSRTRTDKLVFFSSPENHLGKLIQIEIKSAGPWSLQGRLEKE, from the coding sequence ATGAATACGTTTTATATATGGACAATCGGCTGCCAGATGAACAAGGCAGACTCAGATTCCCTGGCGAGCAAGTTGCGCCAATTGGGTTACCGAGAGGCTCAGAAAGCCGAGGATGCTGATATCATCGTGCTCAATAGCTGCGCGGTCCGGCAAAGCGCCGAGGACAAGGTCCGCAACAAACTCACCAATTTGAAGGCGCTCAAGAGAAAGCGGCCTGATGTCACCATCGGCCTCACCGGCTGCCTGGTCGATTCCGATATCGGCTCCCTCCAAAGTAGATTCCCGCACGTCGATTTCTTCATGAAGCCTCAAACGTTTGATCAATTGCTCGATTTTGCCGCAGAGCACGTTTTGCCTGCGTCCCCAGAGATTCCAGCCGCCTCATCCCGCTTTTCCCCCTCTGCCTATGTGCCCATCATCCAGGGCTGCAATAATTTCTGCTCCTACTGCATCGTTCCCTATCGACGCGGCAGGGAGAAGAGTCGCCCCTTGATAGAGATCACCTCCGAAATTCAGAGTCTGTCCGGGCGTGGCATCAAAGAGGTGACATTGCTGGGTCAGAACGTCGATTCCTACGGCCACGACCTGCCCGATAGGCCAGACCTCGCCGATCTACTGAAGGAAATCAACCAGATCGATGGACTGACCCGCATCCGATTCCTGACCTCCCATCCCAAAGACATGAGCCAGCATATCATCGAGGCCATCGCTACCCTCGATAAAGTCTGCGAGCATATCAGCCTTCCGGCACAGGCAGGCAGCAATGATATCCTCAAAGCCATGCGGCGAGGATACACCATCGAGCAATACAAGGACCTGATCGGCCGCATTCGCGCTACAATCCCCAATGTTGCCTTGAGCACGGATGTGATCGTCGGCTTCCCCGGAGAGACACCGCAACAATTTCAGCAAACCTTCGACCTGCTGGAGGAATTCCACTTCGATACCGTCCACGTGGCCGCCTACTCTCCACGTCCGGGGACAATCGCTTCCATTAATCTGGAAGACGATGTGCCTGCCGATGAAAAGATGAAACGGTTACAGCAGGTGGAGGCGCTTCAAGAGCGAGTCTCAATGGATATTAATTCGAGCCTCGTTGGGCAGACCGTTGAAGTGCTGGTTGAAGATTGCAAAGGCGGGCGGTGGCAAAGCCGCACCAGAACTGATAAACTAGTGTTCTTCAGCAGCCCGGAGAACCACCTTGGGAAACTGATCCAGATCGAAATCAAAAGCGCTGGCCCCTGGTCGCTTCAGGGGAGGCTTGAAAAGGAATAG
- a CDS encoding MmcQ/YjbR family DNA-binding protein produces the protein MNSASIRTYCLQKKGSAEDLPFGDEVLAIKVAGKMFALIKIREGTTTVNLKCDPALALELRRKYPSVKPGYHMNKQHWNTVEIDGTVPEEEVFKMIDHSYDLVVRGLKRSERDWIKSQSKSPQT, from the coding sequence ATGAATTCAGCTTCGATACGAACCTACTGTCTGCAGAAAAAGGGCTCGGCGGAAGACCTGCCTTTTGGGGATGAGGTGCTGGCCATCAAAGTCGCCGGGAAGATGTTCGCCCTGATCAAAATCAGAGAAGGAACCACCACGGTAAATCTGAAGTGCGATCCTGCACTGGCGCTGGAACTCCGCCGCAAATACCCCTCCGTCAAGCCAGGATATCACATGAACAAGCAGCATTGGAACACGGTGGAAATCGACGGCACCGTACCGGAGGAGGAGGTCTTCAAAATGATCGACCACTCCTATGATCTTGTCGTGAGAGGTCTCAAAAGATCTGAAAGGGATTGGATTAAATCCCAGTCCAAAAGTCCGCAGACTTGA
- the lsrF gene encoding 3-hydroxy-5-phosphonooxypentane-2,4-dione thiolase, with translation MPGVWGCPPNFPSPPKSGGQGVDHSLKLFLKSKGEMNMDWGMENRLAQLIQTDGHCLFLPIDHGYFQGPTRRLERPGETVKPLLPYADALFVTRGVLRSSISPTNTKPIILRVSGGSSVIGKDLADEGITTSMEEAIRLNVAAVGISIFVGTDYEKQSLLNLARLVDEGEKYGIPVMAVTAVGKELEKREARYLALCSRIAAELGARVVKTYWCEDFDKVTNGCPVPVVMAGGPKTESEREVFEFVHDGMQRGAIGVNLGRNIWQAAHPVAMIKSLRAIIHDGVSVDAAQEIFVKAKGKK, from the coding sequence CTGCCGGGGGTTTGGGGGTGTCCCCCAAATTTCCCCTCTCCCCCCAAGAGTGGGGGCCAGGGGGTTGACCATAGCTTAAAACTTTTCTTAAAATCAAAGGGGGAAATGAACATGGACTGGGGAATGGAGAATCGACTGGCTCAACTGATCCAAACAGATGGACATTGCCTCTTTTTGCCCATCGACCACGGATACTTTCAAGGCCCGACGCGCCGCTTGGAGAGACCAGGCGAAACTGTCAAACCTCTGCTGCCTTATGCTGATGCGCTCTTCGTCACCCGTGGGGTACTCCGTTCGTCCATCAGCCCCACAAACACCAAGCCGATTATTTTGAGAGTTTCCGGAGGATCGAGCGTCATCGGAAAGGACCTTGCCGATGAAGGCATCACCACATCGATGGAAGAAGCCATTCGCCTGAACGTGGCGGCAGTGGGAATCTCGATATTTGTGGGCACCGACTATGAAAAGCAATCGCTCCTGAACCTGGCCAGGCTCGTCGATGAAGGGGAAAAATACGGCATTCCGGTGATGGCCGTTACCGCCGTGGGCAAAGAGCTGGAAAAACGGGAGGCTCGCTACCTTGCCCTTTGCTCTCGAATTGCAGCTGAACTTGGGGCCAGAGTGGTAAAAACTTACTGGTGCGAGGATTTCGATAAGGTGACCAATGGCTGCCCCGTGCCAGTGGTGATGGCGGGTGGTCCAAAAACTGAGAGCGAGCGCGAAGTCTTTGAGTTTGTTCACGATGGCATGCAGCGAGGAGCCATTGGTGTGAACCTGGGAAGGAATATCTGGCAAGCTGCCCATCCGGTGGCCATGATCAAGTCACTTCGCGCCATTATCCATGATGGTGTCAGCGTTGACGCAGCGCAGGAAATCTTCGTCAAAGCGAAAGGGAAGAAATGA
- the nadB gene encoding L-aspartate oxidase, with the protein MRDKKFDVIIIGSGIAGLYTSLLAAREFGSILVLTKGSIDECNTKYAQGGIAAPIGHGDSPQRHFEDTMAAGAGLCNPEAVRILVEEAGDRISDLIEVGVPFDTQNGEIALTREAAHSVPRILHAGGDATGERIEVTLSRAVRAAHNITIMENCLATEIEVRDGVACGVIAFDSQIGATEEFVSSNIILATGGAGRLFKLTTNPDVATGDGIALAYKAGAEITDMEFFQFHPTAIRLPGVPPFLISEAVRGEGGLLRNVDGHRFMPDYTPDAELAPRDIVARGIVAEMTKTQSDRAFLDVTHLPYRTITTRFPTIYRFCLDHGLNITKGLIPVAPAAHYMMGGVKTNVWGETNISGLFACGEAACTGVHGANRLASNSLMEVLVFSKRIIQQAREKSSTSTHPTDKKDLFSLRTHDTSTVSTPLRLSILQSLMWENAGIVRSKEKLEEAARILAHWNNTLGTPTDRPYYELCNMVLVGRLIIEAALIREESRGAHFRTDFPQPSSAWERHLIFRNRA; encoded by the coding sequence ATGCGGGATAAAAAGTTCGACGTCATCATCATCGGAAGCGGAATTGCCGGTCTCTATACTTCCCTTCTGGCAGCCCGCGAATTCGGAAGCATACTCGTTTTGACCAAGGGCAGCATCGATGAATGCAACACTAAGTATGCCCAGGGAGGCATCGCCGCTCCCATCGGTCACGGCGATTCTCCCCAGCGCCACTTTGAGGATACGATGGCGGCAGGCGCCGGTCTGTGCAATCCGGAAGCAGTACGGATTCTGGTAGAGGAAGCCGGAGACCGCATTTCCGACCTCATCGAAGTCGGGGTTCCCTTCGATACCCAGAACGGCGAGATTGCCCTCACCCGAGAAGCCGCCCACAGCGTCCCCCGAATCCTGCATGCCGGTGGCGACGCCACCGGTGAACGGATCGAGGTCACATTGAGCCGGGCCGTTCGCGCTGCGCACAACATTACCATCATGGAAAACTGCCTGGCTACAGAGATCGAGGTGAGAGATGGAGTTGCCTGCGGGGTGATCGCTTTCGATTCCCAAATCGGGGCAACAGAGGAATTTGTCTCCTCGAATATCATCCTGGCGACCGGAGGTGCAGGGCGGCTTTTCAAACTGACCACCAACCCGGATGTGGCCACCGGCGATGGCATCGCGCTGGCTTATAAAGCCGGAGCCGAGATCACGGATATGGAATTCTTTCAGTTCCATCCTACGGCCATCCGGCTTCCCGGCGTCCCGCCGTTCCTCATCAGCGAAGCTGTCAGAGGGGAAGGCGGACTTCTGCGGAACGTTGATGGACATCGCTTTATGCCCGATTACACTCCTGATGCAGAGCTGGCCCCTCGCGATATTGTGGCTCGAGGCATTGTCGCCGAGATGACGAAGACCCAGAGCGATCGGGCTTTCCTCGACGTCACCCACCTTCCCTATCGGACCATCACCACCCGTTTCCCGACCATCTATCGATTCTGCCTGGACCACGGCCTGAACATCACTAAAGGGCTCATCCCGGTAGCCCCGGCCGCCCACTACATGATGGGAGGAGTCAAAACCAACGTGTGGGGAGAGACTAACATCTCCGGGCTTTTCGCCTGCGGAGAAGCTGCCTGCACCGGCGTTCACGGAGCCAATCGGTTGGCCTCCAATTCGCTGATGGAAGTGCTGGTTTTCAGCAAGCGTATTATTCAACAGGCACGGGAAAAATCGAGCACATCAACTCACCCAACCGATAAGAAAGACCTTTTCAGTTTAAGAACGCACGATACTTCGACTGTCAGTACGCCTCTGAGGCTTTCGATCCTTCAATCGCTCATGTGGGAAAATGCGGGGATCGTTCGAAGCAAGGAGAAGCTGGAGGAAGCCGCCCGAATTCTGGCTCACTGGAACAACACCCTGGGAACACCGACCGATCGACCTTATTACGAGCTTTGCAATATGGTGCTGGTGGGACGCCTTATCATCGAAGCGGCTCTGATCCGGGAAGAAAGCCGCGGCGCTCATTTCCGCACCGATTTCCCGCAACCGTCCTCAGCCTGGGAGAGGCACCTTATATTTCGCAACAGGGCTTGA
- the moaA gene encoding GTP 3',8-cyclase MoaA, with protein MSDSFHRPINYLRISVTDRCNLRCIYCMPHEGIRLLSHGDVLSYEEVCLIAKAAAEVGITKVRITGGEPLVRAHLSSLIRMLSEIEGIDDLSLTTNGILLSSYAQELKEAGLKRVNVSLDTLRPERFEKITRVGKLEDTLRGILSAQAAGLRPVKINMVVMRGINDDELVDFARATIEQEWHIRFIEFMPVGEQAPKWESWFMPVSDIMERISVLGPLDPHLLAGNGPAKYFSFPQAKGTIGFISAVSEHFCFKCNRLRLTADGKLRPCLLSDGEIDLREPLRRGASLEEIKGLMKQAIAAKPEGHKLEVGTTARNRNMCQIGG; from the coding sequence ATTTCCGATTCTTTTCACCGCCCGATCAACTACCTGCGCATTTCGGTCACCGATCGCTGTAACCTGCGTTGCATTTATTGCATGCCGCATGAAGGCATCCGCCTATTATCCCACGGCGATGTCCTCAGCTACGAGGAAGTGTGCCTCATCGCCAAAGCGGCAGCCGAGGTGGGAATCACCAAGGTACGAATCACCGGCGGCGAACCCCTCGTTCGAGCCCACTTGAGCAGCCTGATTCGAATGTTGTCTGAAATAGAAGGCATCGATGATCTCTCTCTGACGACAAACGGAATCCTCCTGAGCTCTTACGCTCAGGAACTCAAGGAAGCAGGACTCAAACGAGTCAACGTCAGCCTCGATACGCTCCGCCCGGAACGATTCGAGAAGATCACTCGAGTCGGAAAACTCGAAGACACGCTCAGGGGAATCCTGTCCGCTCAAGCAGCAGGACTCCGCCCGGTAAAGATCAATATGGTGGTCATGCGCGGCATAAACGATGATGAGCTGGTTGATTTTGCCCGCGCGACCATCGAACAGGAATGGCACATCCGATTCATCGAGTTCATGCCGGTCGGGGAGCAAGCCCCGAAATGGGAGAGCTGGTTCATGCCGGTTTCCGATATCATGGAGCGGATCTCAGTTTTGGGACCACTCGATCCACACCTGCTGGCCGGAAACGGTCCGGCAAAGTATTTCTCTTTCCCCCAGGCCAAAGGAACAATCGGTTTTATCAGCGCCGTCAGCGAACACTTCTGCTTCAAGTGCAATCGGCTGCGCCTGACCGCGGATGGGAAGTTGCGCCCCTGCCTCCTTTCCGATGGAGAAATTGACCTCCGCGAGCCCTTGCGCCGAGGCGCTTCGCTTGAAGAAATCAAAGGCTTGATGAAACAAGCTATCGCAGCCAAGCCGGAAGGCCACAAACTTGAGGTCGGCACAACCGCCAGAAACCGGAACATGTGCCAGATTGGAGGCTGA